A genome region from Rhinopithecus roxellana isolate Shanxi Qingling chromosome 10, ASM756505v1, whole genome shotgun sequence includes the following:
- the ULK1 gene encoding serine/threonine-protein kinase ULK1 isoform X2 codes for MEPGRGGTETVGKFEFSRKDLIGHGAFAVVFKGRHREKHDLEVAVKCINKKNLAKSQTLLGKEIKILKELKHENIVALYDFQEMANSVYLVMEYCNGGDLADYLHTMRTLSEDTIRLFLQQIAGAMRLLHSKGIIHRDLKPQNILLSNPAGRRANPNSIRVKIADFGFARYLQSNMMAATLCGSPMYMAPEVIMSQHYDGKADLWSIGTIVYQCLTGKAPFQASSPQDLRLFYEKNKTLVPIIPRETSAPLRQLLLALLQRNHKERMDFDEFFHHPFLDASPSVRKSPPVPVPLYPSSGSGSSSSSSSTSHLASPPSLGEMQQLQKTLTSPADAAGFLHSSRDSGGSKDSSCDTDDFVMVPAQFPGDLVAEAPSAKPPPDSLMCSGSSLVASAGLESHGRTPSPSPPCSSSPSPSGRAGPFSSSRCGASVPIPVPTQVQNYQRIERNLQSPTQFQTPRSSAVRRSGSTSPLGFARASPSPPAHAEHGGVLARKMSLGGGRPYTPSPQVGTIPERPGWSGTPSPQGAEMRGGRSPRPGSSVPEHSTRTSGLGCRLHSAPNLSDLHVVRPKLPKPPTDPLGAVFSPPQASPPQPSHGLQSCRNLRGSPKLPDFLQRNPLPPILGSPTKAVPSFDFPKTPSSQNLLALLARQGVVMTPPRNRTLPDLSEVGPFHGQPLGPGLRPGEDPKGPFGRSFSTSRLTDLLLKAAFGTQAPEPGSTESLQEKPMEIAPSAGCGGSLHPGARAGGASSPSRVVFTVGSPPSGSTPPQGPRTRIFSVGSTGSAGSSARHLGPGACSEAPAPELPAPGHSCSFADPIAANLEGAVTFEAPDLPEETLMEQEHTEILRGLRFTLLFVQHVLEIAALKGSASEAAGGPEYQLQESVVADQISLLSREWGFAEQLVLYLKVAELLSSGLQTAIDQIRAGKLCLSSTVKQVVRRLNELYKASVVSCQGLSLRLQRFFLDKQRLLDRIHSITAERLIFSHAVQMVQSAALDEMFQHREGCVPRYHKALLLLEGLQHMLSDQADIENVAKCKLCIERRLSALLTGICA; via the exons GAAATGGCTAATTCTGTCTACCTGGTCATGGAG TACTGCAACGGTGGGGACCTGGCCGACTACCTGCACA CCATGCGCACGCTGAGCGAGGACACCATCAGGCTCTTCCTGCAGCAGATCGCGGGCGCCATgcggcttctgcacagcaagggcATCATCCACCGCGACCTGAAGCCGCAGAACATCCTGCTGTCCAACCCCGCCGGCCGCCGCGCCAACCCCAACAGCATCCGCGTCAAGATCG CTGACTTCGGCTTCGCGCGGTACCTCCAGAGCAACATGATGGCGGCCACACTGTGCGGCTCCCCCATGTACATG GCCCCCGAGGTCATCATGTCCCAGCACTACGACGGGAAGGCGGACCTGTGGAGCATCGGCACCATCGTCTACCAGTGCCTGACGGGGAAGGCGCCCTTCCAG GCCAGCAGCCCCCAGGACCTGCGCCTGTTCTACGAGAAGAACAAGACGTTGGTCCCCAT CATCCCCCGGGAGACCTCGGCCCCGCTGCGGCAGCTGCTCCTGGCTCTGCTCCAGCGCAACCACAAGGAGCGCATGGACTTCG ATGAGTTTTTCCATCACCCTTTCCTCGATGCCAGCCCCTCCGTCAGGAAGT CCCCACCTGTGCCTGTGCCCTTGTACCCAAGTTCGGGGTCCGGCAGCAGCTCCAGCAGCAGCTCCacctcccacctggcctcccCTCCG TCCCTGGGCGAGATGCAGCAGCTGCAGAAGACCCTGACCTCCCCGGCTGACGCCGCTGGCTTCCTGCACAGCTCCCGGGACTCTGGCGGCAGCAAGGACTCCTCCTGTGACACAGACGACTTCGTCATGGTCCCCGCGCAGTTTCCAG GTGACCTGGTGGCTGAGGCGCCCAGTGCCAAACCCCCGCCAGACAGCCTGATGTGCAGTGG GAGCTCACTGGTGGCCTCTGCGGGCCTGGAGAGCCACGGCCGGACCCCATCTCCATCCCCACCCTGCAGCAGCTCCCCCAGTCCCTCAGG CCGGGCTGGCCCGTTCTCCAGCAGCAGGTGCGGCGCCTCCGTCCCCATCCCAGTCCCCACACAGGTGCAGAACTACCAGCGCATCGAGCGAAACCTGCAGTCACCCACCCAGTTCCAAACACCTCG GTCCTCTGCCGTCCGCAGGTCAGGCAGCACCAGCCCCCTGGGCTTTGCAAGGGCCAGCCCTTCGCCCCCTGCCCACGCTGAGCATGGAGGCGTCCTGGCCAGGAAGATGTCTCTGGGTGGGGGCCGGCCCTACACGCCATCCCCGCAAG TTGGAACCATCCCTGAGCGGCCAGGCTGGAGCGGGACGCCCTCCCCACAGGGAGCGGAGATGCGGGGTGGCAGGTCCCCTCGTCCAG GCTCCTCTGTGCCCGAGCACTCTACCCGCACTTCCGGGCTGGGCTGCCGCCTGCACAGTGCCCCCAACCTGTCTGACCTGCACGTCGTCCGCCCCAAGCTGCCCAAACCCCCCACGGACCCCCTGGGAGCCGTGTTCAGCCCCCCACAGGCCAGCCCTCCCCAGCCGTCCCACGGGCTGCAGTCCTGCCGGAACCTGCGGGGCTCACCCAAGCTGCCCGACTTCCTGCAGCGAAACCCCCTGCCCCCCATTCTGGGCTCCCCCACCAAG GCTGTACCCTCCTTCGACTTCCCAAAGACCCCCAGCTCCCAGAACCTGCTGGCCCTCCTAGCCCGGCAGGGCGTGGTGATGACGCCCCCTCGAAACCGGACACTGCCCGACCTCTCGGAGGTGGGACCCTTCCATGGTCAGCCACTGGGCCCTGGGCTGCGGCCAGGCGAGGACCCCAAGGGTCCCTTTGGCCG GTCTTTCAGCACCAGCCGCCTCACTGACCTGCTCCTTAAGGCTGCGTTTGGGACACAAGCCCCGGAGCCGGGCAGCACGGAGAGCCTGCAGGAGAAGCCCATGGAGATTG CACCCTCAGCTGGCTGTGGAGGGAGCCTGCACCCAGGAGCCCGTGCTGGGGGCGCCAGCAGCCCCTCCCGGGTAGTCTTCACCGTGGGCTCTCCCCCGAGCGGGAGCACGCCGCCCCAGGGCCCCCGCACCAGGATATTCTCAG tgggctccactgGCTCTGCTGGCTCTTCTGCCCgccacctggggcctggggcctgcaGCGAGGCCCCAGCCCCCGAGCTCCCTGCTCCAGGGCACAGCTGCAGCTTTGCTGACCCCATTGCTGCCAACCTGGAGGGGGCTGTGACCTTCGAGGCCCCCGACCTCCCTGAGGAGACCCTCATGGAG CAAGAGCACACCGAGATCCTGCGTGGCCTGCGCTTCACGCTGCTGTTCGTGCAGCACGTCTTGGAGATCGCAGCCCTGAAGGGCAGCGCCAGCGAGGCGGCCGGGGGCCCTGAGTACCAGCTGCAGGAGAGTGTGGTGGCCGACCAGATCAGCCTGCTGAGCCGAGAATGGGG CTTTGCGGAGCAGCTGGTCCTGTACCTGAAGGTGGCCGAGCTGCTGTCCTCCGGCCTGCAAACTGCCATCGACCAGATCCGGGCCGGCAAGCTCTGCCTGTCGTCCACCGTGAAGCAGG TGGTACGCAGGCTGAATGAGCTGTACAAGGCCAGCGTGGTGTCCTGCCAGGGCCTGAGCCTGCGGCTGCAGCGCTTCTTCCTGGACAAGCAGCGGCTCCTGGACCGCATCCACAGCATCACTGCCGAGAGGCTGATCTTCAGCCATGCTGTGCAGATG GTGCAGTCGGCCGCCCTGGATGAGATGTTCCAGCACCGTGAGGGCTGCGTCCCGCGCTACCACAAGGCCCTGCTGCTCCTGGAGGGGCTGCAGCACATGCTCTCAGACCAGGCCGACATTGAGAACGTCGCCAAGT GCAAGCTGTGCATTGAGCGGAGACTCTCGGCGCTGCTGACTGGCATCTGTGCCTGA
- the ULK1 gene encoding serine/threonine-protein kinase ULK1 isoform X1, translating to MEPGRGGTETVGKFEFSRKDLIGHGAFAVVFKGRHREKHDLEVAVKCINKKNLAKSQTLLGKEIKILKELKHENIVALYDFQEMANSVYLVMEYCNGGDLADYLHTMRTLSEDTIRLFLQQIAGAMRLLHSKGIIHRDLKPQNILLSNPAGRRANPNSIRVKIADFGFARYLQSNMMAATLCGSPMYMAPEVIMSQHYDGKADLWSIGTIVYQCLTGKAPFQASSPQDLRLFYEKNKTLVPIIPRETSAPLRQLLLALLQRNHKERMDFDEFFHHPFLDASPSVRKSPPVPVPLYPSSGSGSSSSSSSTSHLASPPSLGEMQQLQKTLTSPADAAGFLHSSRDSGGSKDSSCDTDDFVMVPAQFPGDLVAEAPSAKPPPDSLMCSGSSLVASAGLESHGRTPSPSPPCSSSPSPSGRAGPFSSSRCGASVPIPVPTQVQNYQRIERNLQSPTQFQTPRSSAVRRSGSTSPLGFARASPSPPAHAEHGGVLARKMSLGGGRPYTPSPQDLSFLQVGTIPERPGWSGTPSPQGAEMRGGRSPRPGSSVPEHSTRTSGLGCRLHSAPNLSDLHVVRPKLPKPPTDPLGAVFSPPQASPPQPSHGLQSCRNLRGSPKLPDFLQRNPLPPILGSPTKAVPSFDFPKTPSSQNLLALLARQGVVMTPPRNRTLPDLSEVGPFHGQPLGPGLRPGEDPKGPFGRSFSTSRLTDLLLKAAFGTQAPEPGSTESLQEKPMEIAPSAGCGGSLHPGARAGGASSPSRVVFTVGSPPSGSTPPQGPRTRIFSVGSTGSAGSSARHLGPGACSEAPAPELPAPGHSCSFADPIAANLEGAVTFEAPDLPEETLMEQEHTEILRGLRFTLLFVQHVLEIAALKGSASEAAGGPEYQLQESVVADQISLLSREWGFAEQLVLYLKVAELLSSGLQTAIDQIRAGKLCLSSTVKQVVRRLNELYKASVVSCQGLSLRLQRFFLDKQRLLDRIHSITAERLIFSHAVQMVQSAALDEMFQHREGCVPRYHKALLLLEGLQHMLSDQADIENVAKCKLCIERRLSALLTGICA from the exons GAAATGGCTAATTCTGTCTACCTGGTCATGGAG TACTGCAACGGTGGGGACCTGGCCGACTACCTGCACA CCATGCGCACGCTGAGCGAGGACACCATCAGGCTCTTCCTGCAGCAGATCGCGGGCGCCATgcggcttctgcacagcaagggcATCATCCACCGCGACCTGAAGCCGCAGAACATCCTGCTGTCCAACCCCGCCGGCCGCCGCGCCAACCCCAACAGCATCCGCGTCAAGATCG CTGACTTCGGCTTCGCGCGGTACCTCCAGAGCAACATGATGGCGGCCACACTGTGCGGCTCCCCCATGTACATG GCCCCCGAGGTCATCATGTCCCAGCACTACGACGGGAAGGCGGACCTGTGGAGCATCGGCACCATCGTCTACCAGTGCCTGACGGGGAAGGCGCCCTTCCAG GCCAGCAGCCCCCAGGACCTGCGCCTGTTCTACGAGAAGAACAAGACGTTGGTCCCCAT CATCCCCCGGGAGACCTCGGCCCCGCTGCGGCAGCTGCTCCTGGCTCTGCTCCAGCGCAACCACAAGGAGCGCATGGACTTCG ATGAGTTTTTCCATCACCCTTTCCTCGATGCCAGCCCCTCCGTCAGGAAGT CCCCACCTGTGCCTGTGCCCTTGTACCCAAGTTCGGGGTCCGGCAGCAGCTCCAGCAGCAGCTCCacctcccacctggcctcccCTCCG TCCCTGGGCGAGATGCAGCAGCTGCAGAAGACCCTGACCTCCCCGGCTGACGCCGCTGGCTTCCTGCACAGCTCCCGGGACTCTGGCGGCAGCAAGGACTCCTCCTGTGACACAGACGACTTCGTCATGGTCCCCGCGCAGTTTCCAG GTGACCTGGTGGCTGAGGCGCCCAGTGCCAAACCCCCGCCAGACAGCCTGATGTGCAGTGG GAGCTCACTGGTGGCCTCTGCGGGCCTGGAGAGCCACGGCCGGACCCCATCTCCATCCCCACCCTGCAGCAGCTCCCCCAGTCCCTCAGG CCGGGCTGGCCCGTTCTCCAGCAGCAGGTGCGGCGCCTCCGTCCCCATCCCAGTCCCCACACAGGTGCAGAACTACCAGCGCATCGAGCGAAACCTGCAGTCACCCACCCAGTTCCAAACACCTCG GTCCTCTGCCGTCCGCAGGTCAGGCAGCACCAGCCCCCTGGGCTTTGCAAGGGCCAGCCCTTCGCCCCCTGCCCACGCTGAGCATGGAGGCGTCCTGGCCAGGAAGATGTCTCTGGGTGGGGGCCGGCCCTACACGCCATCCCCGCAAG ATCTCTCCTTTCTCCAAGTTGGAACCATCCCTGAGCGGCCAGGCTGGAGCGGGACGCCCTCCCCACAGGGAGCGGAGATGCGGGGTGGCAGGTCCCCTCGTCCAG GCTCCTCTGTGCCCGAGCACTCTACCCGCACTTCCGGGCTGGGCTGCCGCCTGCACAGTGCCCCCAACCTGTCTGACCTGCACGTCGTCCGCCCCAAGCTGCCCAAACCCCCCACGGACCCCCTGGGAGCCGTGTTCAGCCCCCCACAGGCCAGCCCTCCCCAGCCGTCCCACGGGCTGCAGTCCTGCCGGAACCTGCGGGGCTCACCCAAGCTGCCCGACTTCCTGCAGCGAAACCCCCTGCCCCCCATTCTGGGCTCCCCCACCAAG GCTGTACCCTCCTTCGACTTCCCAAAGACCCCCAGCTCCCAGAACCTGCTGGCCCTCCTAGCCCGGCAGGGCGTGGTGATGACGCCCCCTCGAAACCGGACACTGCCCGACCTCTCGGAGGTGGGACCCTTCCATGGTCAGCCACTGGGCCCTGGGCTGCGGCCAGGCGAGGACCCCAAGGGTCCCTTTGGCCG GTCTTTCAGCACCAGCCGCCTCACTGACCTGCTCCTTAAGGCTGCGTTTGGGACACAAGCCCCGGAGCCGGGCAGCACGGAGAGCCTGCAGGAGAAGCCCATGGAGATTG CACCCTCAGCTGGCTGTGGAGGGAGCCTGCACCCAGGAGCCCGTGCTGGGGGCGCCAGCAGCCCCTCCCGGGTAGTCTTCACCGTGGGCTCTCCCCCGAGCGGGAGCACGCCGCCCCAGGGCCCCCGCACCAGGATATTCTCAG tgggctccactgGCTCTGCTGGCTCTTCTGCCCgccacctggggcctggggcctgcaGCGAGGCCCCAGCCCCCGAGCTCCCTGCTCCAGGGCACAGCTGCAGCTTTGCTGACCCCATTGCTGCCAACCTGGAGGGGGCTGTGACCTTCGAGGCCCCCGACCTCCCTGAGGAGACCCTCATGGAG CAAGAGCACACCGAGATCCTGCGTGGCCTGCGCTTCACGCTGCTGTTCGTGCAGCACGTCTTGGAGATCGCAGCCCTGAAGGGCAGCGCCAGCGAGGCGGCCGGGGGCCCTGAGTACCAGCTGCAGGAGAGTGTGGTGGCCGACCAGATCAGCCTGCTGAGCCGAGAATGGGG CTTTGCGGAGCAGCTGGTCCTGTACCTGAAGGTGGCCGAGCTGCTGTCCTCCGGCCTGCAAACTGCCATCGACCAGATCCGGGCCGGCAAGCTCTGCCTGTCGTCCACCGTGAAGCAGG TGGTACGCAGGCTGAATGAGCTGTACAAGGCCAGCGTGGTGTCCTGCCAGGGCCTGAGCCTGCGGCTGCAGCGCTTCTTCCTGGACAAGCAGCGGCTCCTGGACCGCATCCACAGCATCACTGCCGAGAGGCTGATCTTCAGCCATGCTGTGCAGATG GTGCAGTCGGCCGCCCTGGATGAGATGTTCCAGCACCGTGAGGGCTGCGTCCCGCGCTACCACAAGGCCCTGCTGCTCCTGGAGGGGCTGCAGCACATGCTCTCAGACCAGGCCGACATTGAGAACGTCGCCAAGT GCAAGCTGTGCATTGAGCGGAGACTCTCGGCGCTGCTGACTGGCATCTGTGCCTGA